Part of the Candidatus Neomarinimicrobiota bacterium genome is shown below.
CCGATATATTTCCGGCTGACGGCCGATTTCAGTCCTGGGAGGCAGGCTTTTCGCAGGCGAGTGATCAAGCATCATAGTCGTTGATTGCTATGTAGAGCAACATCCACTATCGCTTTGGTACAATAATAGTATTTTGGCGATGAATACAACTAAGAAGCCCGGCGTTGTCACTATCTTGATAATGCCGGGCTTCCAGATTCTGGAATAGCAGTGGGAGATTTCCCTATTCTTCCACTTCTTCCACTTCTTCCGCTGCCTCTTCTGTTTCTATTGCGCCCTCTTCCTCAGCTGGTTCAAAGCGGCCACCCAGATGCTTGGCCAGGAAGCGCTCTGCGGCGGCATAGAACTTGAGCCGGTTCTCGGGTCGCGCGAAACCGTGACCCTCATCCGGGAAGAGGAGGTATTCGTACTCTATGCCTTTCTCCTCCAAAGCAGCCACAATCTGCTCCGATTCGGCTTGCTTCACGCGGGGATCGTTGGCTCCCTGAGCGATGAGCATGGGAACCTTGATCTGGTCCACCTTGAACAGCGGAGACCGGGATTCCAGAAATTCCTTTTCGGTATCAGGATTCCCAACCCGCTGATGGAACATCGCCAGATAAGTGGACCAGTAAGGCGGGATGGATTTGATCAAGGTCACCAGGTTGCTCGGGCCGACGATATCAACCGCGCAGCAGAAGAGGTCGGGGGTGAAAGTAGCTCCTACCAAGGCGGCATACCCGCCGTAGGAGCCGCCATAGATAGCCACCTTGTCCGGGTCGGCATAACCCTCATCGATAGCCCAGTTAACGGCATCCACCAAATCGTTGTGCATTTTGGCACCCCATTCCCTGTCGCCGGCATTCAGGAGCTCTTTCCCGTAGCCGGATGAGGCCCGGAAATTCACCTGCAGGCAAGCGTAATCACGGTTGGCGAACCACTGGGCTTCGCCATTGTAGCCCCAGGTATCCCGACCCCAAGGACCACCATGAACATTCAGAACGGTCGGCAGATCCCTTTTGGGTT
Proteins encoded:
- a CDS encoding alpha/beta hydrolase family protein — translated: FPNELLIAMNKEDPKVHDVYHLDLLTGDLEMVAKNPGNVAEWVTDTHFKVRGALVSLPDGGFDLLIRESEQSDWEKTLTWGPEDALTSYPILFSKDDQYLYMIDSRDANAGRLIRLHLADAELEVIAEDPIYDVGGILVHPDDYTIQAVSFYRARNEWTVLDESIRDDFRRISRLDHGDYYVTNRDDADDTWLASFTKDNGPVSYWAYDRSTHEGTFLFDHRPELNDFTLAAMKPISFTSRDGLTIHGYITFPPGKPKRDLPTVLNVHGGPWGRDTWGYNGEAQWFANRDYACLQVNFRASSGYGKELLNAGDREWGAKMHNDLVDAVNWAIDEGYADPDKVAIYGGSYGGYAALVGATFTPDLFCCAVDIVGPSNLVTLIKSIPPYWSTYLAMFHQRVGNPDTEKEFLESRSPLFKVDQIKVPMLIAQGANDPRVKQAESEQIVAALEEKGIEYEYLLFPDEGHGFARPENRLKFYAAAERFLAKHLGGRFEPAEEEGAIETEEAAEEVEEVEE